A stretch of DNA from Deltaproteobacteria bacterium:
AGCAAACTTTTATATTTTCACACCCATGCCGTTCACAAAGCTCTTCGACGAGATGAAGGACGATGGACGCATACTTCACGAAGACTGGTCGAGGTATGATGCCAACCATGTGGTCTTCAAACCCAAAAACATGACCCCGGAGGAACTGATGGAAGGATACCTCGGGGCCTACCGGTCGTTCTACGGAACCTCCTCGATCCTTCGGCGGACATTGCAGCACCTGCCGAGACGGCCTCTGCAAGTTCTTGCCTACAACCTGGCCCGAAAATTTCACTACAAACGTTTCCGGGAAGTATGCGAATGGTAACCGCCGCAATCCTGTCCGCTGAAAAAAAGACAAGAATTCCCTTGACATGATGATCCGGATGTGGTCTACTGTGAGGCATAGTTTGGGTTGTGCAGATATATCATCGTAAATCAGATAAATATAAACCGCACAGATTGTCAAACCTGTGCGGTTTTCTTTTTTTGGTCATCGGTCAAAACTGCACATTGGGTTATTGTTTTATACCGAAGACAAAGGAGAACAAAATGTCAGAAGGTACAGTGAAGTGGTTCAACGACGGCAAGGGTTTTGGTTTCATTGAGCAGGAAGATGGTCCTGACGTATTCGTCCATTTTTCCGAGATTCAGGATGAAGGCTTCAAAACCCTGGAAGAAGGTCAGAAGGTCAGCTTTGAAGTCAGCCAGGGGCAGAAAGGCCCCCAGGCCTCCAAAGTGATCAAGATGTAACTCTTAAACAGAGGTTACGAACCAAAAAGCTCCGAGGGAAACCACGGAGCTTTTTTTATGCCCTCATTTGCTTCGCACACAAGATTTAATGGTGTCGTAAAAGTTGCTCACAAAGTTCCGTTCATGGTTCGACAGGCTTCCGAGCATGGTGAGCTTGCCGAACCACACGAACGGAATATCAATAACTTACACCGTTCGTCCTGAGCGGGCCTGTGCTGAGCCGGCCGAAGGGTCGAAAGGCTTCGTAACTTTTTACGACACCATCAAGATTTCGGAATCCCCAAAGTTGACCACAGCGGGATTATACATTTTCCCTGGAAAAGAAAATCTTGAAACCGGAGGGGGGAAGGCTAAAATCAGAGAAACCGGAAAGTACCCGGGTGTTCGGACCCAAAAACGCCTCAAAAAAAGGCACCCCTTCCGGAAAGAGGGGAGGGAACGACTCGATCCGACCGGCCTGTTCTTTTGCGGGATCCCGGTTGAGCAGGAGGAGGGCCGATTCCGTCCGATCGAAGGTCGATTTCCGCAAAGCGCAGATCCGGTCATTGCCGCAGTCGATGACTTCGATCGGACCGTCCTCATTGAAGACGGAGTGTCCCTTTTTGAAGGCATTGACCTCGGTAATGAATCCGGTAAGATCGATCCCCGTCTCCTCCCAGTCGGAGGGGCGGGTCGAAACGACATGAAGCCGTTTCCGGAATCCAAATTCGAACCCGATCGGCATCATTACCGCCGTGGAGAAGAGGGCGGAAAAGAGGTAGCGCTGCCTGATCGCCGCCACATTTCCTTCCAATTCTTCGGCCAGCCGGTTCGTATCGTGGGATTCCGCGAAGCTGACGGAGGGGGCCCATTGTGCGTTTTCGGCATACTGGTCCAGACACCAGGGCGCCTCGAAGTCCCAATACTTTGAGCTGTTGAAGGTGTAGTCGAACCCGGCCTTCGCCAGCCGGACCACATCCTCAATCGTGCAGCCGAGGGTCTCCGCAAAAAAGAGGGTCCCGGGGTAGATTCCTTTGATCTTCCCGATCAGCGACGCCCAGAGTGCATCGGGCACCTGGTAGGCGGCATCGCACCGGAACCCCTCGAATCCTATCTCATGGTAATTGAGGACCAGATCCTCCCAGTAACGCCGGAGGTTCTCCCGGTCGGGGGAGCATTCGTTGTCGATCTCGGCCAGGTCCCCCCAGACGGCGACGCATTTGTCTCCCTCCCAGGCCGAGGGGTGAACGATCTTCCCCTTCTCATCCCGGCGGTACCAGTCGGGGTGTTCCTTCAATAGAGGGGAGTCGATGGCGGTATGGTTGATGACAAGGTCCATGATCAGGTGAAGCCCCATCCCGCGCGCCTCCTCCACAATCCGCCGTAGCTGTTCCATCGGCGGAAGTCCGTTGTCTGCAACAAACAGCGGATTGACCACATAATAATCCTTTACCGCATAGAGACTCCCCGAAAAACCGGGCTGGTGAAACGGGTTGATGAAAATCCAGTTGAAACCCATGCCGCACGCCCGTTCGAG
This window harbors:
- a CDS encoding cold-shock protein gives rise to the protein MSEGTVKWFNDGKGFGFIEQEDGPDVFVHFSEIQDEGFKTLEEGQKVSFEVSQGQKGPQASKVIKM
- a CDS encoding alpha-amylase yields the protein MKRHRPVAEGARIYNLFPLIAGPFDRWRPHLERACGMGFNWIFINPFHQPGFSGSLYAVKDYYVVNPLFVADNGLPPMEQLRRIVEEARGMGLHLIMDLVINHTAIDSPLLKEHPDWYRRDEKGKIVHPSAWEGDKCVAVWGDLAEIDNECSPDRENLRRYWEDLVLNYHEIGFEGFRCDAAYQVPDALWASLIGKIKGIYPGTLFFAETLGCTIEDVVRLAKAGFDYTFNSSKYWDFEAPWCLDQYAENAQWAPSVSFAESHDTNRLAEELEGNVAAIRQRYLFSALFSTAVMMPIGFEFGFRKRLHVVSTRPSDWEETGIDLTGFITEVNAFKKGHSVFNEDGPIEVIDCGNDRICALRKSTFDRTESALLLLNRDPAKEQAGRIESFPPLFPEGVPFFEAFLGPNTRVLSGFSDFSLPPSGFKIFFSRENV